A single genomic interval of Helianthus annuus cultivar XRQ/B chromosome 13, HanXRQr2.0-SUNRISE, whole genome shotgun sequence harbors:
- the LOC110910486 gene encoding uncharacterized protein LOC110910486, which yields MAGKPFTHSPPNRSTGTPPKSIHEPSPKSHGAARLLQPGDSRRSPPRPAAFGVNLPPQSLARRTSSAAPGMLQLVLARMRLCVWTLAPGVSPSSRYQHAAPDRVTDICNRNKL from the exons ATGGCGGGCAAACCATTCACTCATTCCCCCCCAAATCGATCCACTGGCACTCCCCCCAAATCGATCCATGAGCCCTCCCCCAAATCCCACGGTGCTGCCAGATTGCTTCAACCCGGCGACAGCCGTCGCTCGCCGCCACGACCTGCAGCCTTCGGAGTCAACTTACCTCCTCAGTCGCTCGCGCGCCGCACCTCGTCCGCTGCACCAG GTATGCTACAGCTGGTGCTCGCTCGGATG CGTTTATGTGTATGGACTCTTGCACCTGGAGTTTCACCGTCATCAAGGTACCAACATGCTGCG CCTGACAGGGTTACAGACATCTGTAATAGAAACAAACTTTAG